In a genomic window of Aggregatimonas sangjinii:
- the rmuC gene encoding DNA recombination protein RmuC: MNAYLIYLIIGLVCLAIGYFLGNYIQNLKTKSSQSALEERELQLRGNLSVLETKLMDSEDYKSQLQREKEALGNQIVRYEADMENLQLKNREQKEEVEKLQEKFTKEFENLANKILEEKSLKFTERNEKNIKDILSPLNEKIQLFEKKVEESQKENISIHSALREQLLNLQTQNLKITQEAENLTKALKGDSKMQGNWGELVLERVLEKSGLEKDREYTVQQSFTLADGSRVLPDVIIHLPDGKKMVVDSKVSLTDYERYINAEDELKDKFLKDHINSLRRHVDQLSAKKYEDLYEMESPDFVLMFVPIEPAFAIAINNDNSLYNKAFEKNIVIVTPSTLLATLRTIDSMWNNEKQQRNAIEIARQAGALYDKFEGFVSDLTKVGKKMDDAKDEYKGAMNKLVEGRGNIVTSIEKLKKMGAKAKKSIPEPILKRAQDSDLLADEKGAAEEPRLNL; the protein is encoded by the coding sequence ATGAACGCGTACCTTATATATCTTATCATCGGACTAGTATGTCTTGCCATAGGCTATTTCTTGGGCAATTACATCCAAAATCTGAAAACGAAATCGAGTCAAAGTGCCTTGGAGGAACGCGAACTGCAGTTGCGCGGCAATCTATCCGTTCTGGAGACGAAATTGATGGATAGCGAAGATTATAAATCACAGCTGCAACGCGAAAAAGAAGCCTTGGGCAACCAAATCGTTCGTTACGAGGCCGATATGGAAAACCTTCAACTAAAAAATCGGGAGCAGAAAGAAGAGGTCGAAAAATTACAGGAAAAATTCACCAAGGAGTTCGAAAATCTTGCCAACAAGATTTTGGAGGAGAAAAGTTTAAAATTTACCGAACGTAACGAAAAAAACATCAAGGATATCCTCTCCCCTTTAAATGAAAAGATTCAATTGTTCGAAAAGAAGGTCGAAGAAAGTCAAAAAGAGAATATCAGCATACATTCCGCCCTGCGGGAACAATTATTGAACCTCCAAACGCAAAATCTTAAAATTACCCAGGAAGCCGAAAATTTGACCAAGGCTTTAAAAGGTGATAGTAAAATGCAGGGGAATTGGGGAGAACTGGTTTTGGAGCGTGTGCTCGAAAAATCAGGCTTGGAAAAAGACCGTGAATATACCGTACAACAAAGTTTTACCTTGGCCGACGGCAGCAGGGTACTGCCCGATGTAATCATACACCTACCCGACGGCAAAAAAATGGTGGTGGATTCAAAGGTATCCTTAACCGATTACGAACGATATATCAATGCCGAAGACGAGCTGAAAGATAAATTTCTAAAAGATCATATCAATTCCCTTCGCAGGCATGTGGACCAACTTTCCGCCAAAAAATACGAGGACCTTTATGAAATGGAAAGTCCAGATTTCGTACTGATGTTCGTGCCGATAGAGCCTGCATTTGCCATTGCGATCAATAATGATAATTCGCTGTATAACAAGGCATTCGAAAAAAATATTGTTATCGTGACACCCTCCACCCTCTTGGCGACCTTGCGCACTATCGACAGTATGTGGAACAACGAAAAGCAACAACGCAATGCCATTGAAATTGCAAGACAGGCCGGCGCGCTCTATGATAAGTTCGAAGGTTTCGTATCGGACTTGACCAAAGTCGGGAAAAAGATGGATGATGCCAAAGATGAATACAAAGGCGCTATGAACAAGCTCGTAGAAGGACGCGGAAATATCGTTACCAGTATCGAAAAATTGAAAAAAATGGGTGCGAAGGCCAAGAAATCGATTCCTGAACCTATTTTGAAACGTGCGCAGGACAGCGACCTGCTTGCGGATGAAAAAGGTGCTGCAGAAGAACCCCGTTTGAACTTGTAA
- a CDS encoding acyl-CoA thioesterase, which translates to MKQFKTAAESRLSITELMVPSHSNFGGKVHGGHILSLMDQIAFACASKHSQRYCVTASVNRVDFLHPVEVGDLLTLKASINYTGRTSMVVGVRVESQHVTTGKKRHCNSSYFTMVAKDENGKNIAVPGLLIQDEQGVRRFARSKFRKEAAFQRDTQFDSSSFNAADYIRHLTTENVQVHLK; encoded by the coding sequence ATGAAGCAATTTAAAACAGCAGCGGAATCACGACTTTCCATAACGGAGCTGATGGTTCCCTCCCACTCCAATTTTGGGGGTAAAGTGCATGGCGGTCATATTCTGAGCCTAATGGATCAAATTGCGTTTGCTTGCGCCTCAAAACATTCGCAACGCTATTGCGTTACCGCCTCGGTAAACCGTGTTGATTTCTTACATCCGGTAGAAGTGGGCGATTTATTGACCTTGAAAGCATCTATCAACTATACGGGCCGTACCTCTATGGTTGTAGGAGTTCGGGTTGAATCGCAACATGTTACGACCGGAAAAAAACGGCATTGCAACTCTTCATATTTTACCATGGTCGCCAAAGACGAGAATGGTAAAAATATAGCCGTACCCGGTTTGCTGATTCAAGACGAACAGGGCGTTCGGCGCTTTGCCAGAAGTAAATTTCGAAAAGAGGCCGCATTTCAGCGGGATACCCAATTCGACTCAAGTAGCTTTAATGCTGCCGATTACATTCGCCACCTGACCACAGAAAACGTTCAAGTACATCTTAAATAA
- a CDS encoding 6-phosphogluconate dehydrogenase: protein MKKVLGIGVVGIIGIMLAYYAFVYFVTYSEGTRSGELIKISHKGVIVKTWEGEISQGISGAQIFTFSVLDKDQEVIDKLQEYQGQYVKLDYVERYATFFWLGDTKYFITKVTKEKSPHFRN, encoded by the coding sequence ATGAAAAAGGTATTGGGAATAGGCGTTGTAGGGATTATCGGAATTATGTTGGCGTATTATGCGTTTGTCTATTTCGTGACCTACAGCGAAGGAACACGCTCCGGGGAATTGATCAAAATCAGTCACAAGGGTGTGATTGTCAAAACCTGGGAAGGTGAAATCAGTCAAGGTATTTCCGGCGCCCAGATTTTCACTTTTTCGGTATTGGACAAAGACCAGGAGGTCATCGATAAATTACAGGAATATCAGGGGCAATATGTCAAGCTTGACTATGTGGAACGTTATGCCACATTTTTCTGGCTTGGCGACACCAAGTACTTTATCACAAAGGTTACTAAGGAGAAGTCACCTCATTTTAGGAATTGA
- the zwf gene encoding glucose-6-phosphate dehydrogenase produces MTKTQNQLLVIFGASGDLTARKLIPAILNLAKGGHLPENFVVLGASRSSWSDEEFRKNVITESKHLKEKLVDEDKKFIAEFTARMFYHELSSAEDTDYSKLNKRITQLDSEHDTEGNFIFYLSVPPSAHEMISNNLHKQGLHKEDKGWRRLIVEKPFGYDLKTAKELNATLQRYFKESQIYRIDHYLGKETVQNLLVTRFANSIFEPLWNRNYIHYVEITNAESGGVEKRGGYYDKSGALRDMFQSHLLQIVALIVMEPPLSADAEQIRNEKLKALKSLRIMTDEKTLHENTIRAQYISSVIDGKKVNGYREEEGVDADSTTETYAALKFFVDNWRWADVPFYVRTAKRMPTKVTEVVIHFKSPHHQIFKDSGMDQKDNKLIIRIQPDEGVLIKFGVKVPGQGFKVERANLDFYYSSLTETHVMEAYERLLLDAMQGDPTLYARADEVEAAWAFVDPILDYWKDNEDVRVYGYSAGVWGPENADELIEGIGRWRNPGSNLADDPGFCVIC; encoded by the coding sequence ATGACGAAAACACAGAACCAACTCTTGGTCATCTTCGGGGCTTCCGGAGATCTTACCGCACGAAAATTAATACCAGCTATTCTAAATCTGGCCAAAGGAGGCCATTTGCCCGAAAATTTCGTGGTGTTAGGCGCCAGTCGTTCATCTTGGTCCGACGAGGAGTTTCGGAAAAACGTAATTACCGAAAGCAAACACCTTAAGGAGAAGTTGGTGGATGAGGATAAAAAATTTATCGCAGAATTCACCGCTCGTATGTTCTACCATGAATTAAGCAGTGCAGAGGACACCGATTATTCAAAGTTGAACAAGCGCATTACACAGTTGGATTCCGAACACGATACTGAGGGCAACTTTATCTTTTACCTCTCTGTACCGCCTTCTGCACACGAAATGATCTCGAATAACCTACATAAACAAGGACTTCATAAAGAGGACAAAGGCTGGCGCCGATTGATTGTAGAGAAGCCTTTCGGCTATGACCTGAAAACAGCCAAAGAACTCAACGCTACCCTACAACGCTATTTTAAAGAATCGCAAATTTATCGTATTGATCATTATCTGGGCAAGGAGACCGTACAAAACCTTCTGGTAACCCGTTTCGCCAATAGTATTTTCGAACCGTTGTGGAACAGGAATTACATCCATTATGTAGAGATTACAAATGCGGAAAGTGGGGGCGTGGAAAAACGCGGCGGGTATTACGACAAGTCCGGTGCCTTACGTGATATGTTCCAGAGTCACCTACTACAAATTGTGGCCCTGATTGTTATGGAGCCTCCATTAAGCGCCGATGCGGAACAAATACGTAATGAGAAACTGAAAGCGTTAAAGTCGCTGCGGATAATGACCGACGAGAAGACCTTACATGAAAATACCATTCGTGCGCAGTATATCAGTTCTGTTATTGATGGAAAGAAAGTAAATGGGTATCGGGAAGAAGAGGGCGTGGATGCCGATTCGACCACAGAGACCTATGCTGCGCTTAAATTCTTTGTCGATAATTGGCGGTGGGCCGATGTGCCCTTTTATGTACGCACCGCCAAACGGATGCCTACCAAGGTCACCGAAGTGGTCATCCACTTTAAATCGCCGCACCATCAGATATTCAAAGATTCCGGCATGGACCAGAAGGACAACAAGTTGATTATCCGTATTCAACCGGATGAAGGTGTTTTGATCAAGTTCGGTGTAAAAGTTCCTGGACAAGGATTTAAAGTAGAACGGGCCAATTTGGATTTCTATTACTCTAGCCTAACGGAAACCCATGTGATGGAAGCCTATGAGCGATTGCTTTTAGATGCCATGCAGGGCGATCCAACATTATATGCGCGAGCTGATGAAGTCGAGGCAGCTTGGGCCTTTGTGGATCCTATTTTAGATTATTGGAAGGACAATGAGGATGTTCGGGTTTATGGTTATTCAGCTGGTGTCTGGGGACCTGAGAATGCGGACGAGCTTATCGAAGGCATCGGCAGGTGGCGTAACCCTGGATCAAATTTGGCCGATGACCCTGGATTTTGTGTGATATGCTAG
- the pgl gene encoding 6-phosphogluconolactonase, which translates to MRIKTYNTKQEVASNFSRYLAILLASEETSHIALSGGSTPKVVFDELAANFQSDIDWHGVHLYWGDERCVAPTDDDSNYKMTVEHLISKIDIPKENIHRIKGENIPKEEAVRYADVLDENLPKSNGIPQFDLVILGMGDDGHTASIFPHEIDLWDSEQYCEVATHPDSGQRRITISGQIINNAKNVVFLVTGEGKAEKVGEIHNKNDKAKMYPASLVAPESNNLVWFLDEAAATLI; encoded by the coding sequence ATGAGAATTAAAACTTATAACACAAAGCAAGAGGTAGCTTCCAACTTTTCACGCTATTTGGCGATACTACTGGCTTCTGAAGAGACTTCGCATATCGCGCTTTCGGGGGGTAGTACGCCCAAGGTAGTATTCGACGAACTAGCTGCCAATTTTCAATCGGATATCGATTGGCATGGCGTGCACCTGTATTGGGGCGATGAACGCTGTGTTGCACCTACCGATGATGATAGCAACTATAAAATGACGGTAGAACACTTAATTTCGAAAATCGATATCCCCAAGGAAAACATCCACCGTATAAAAGGGGAAAACATACCAAAAGAGGAGGCCGTCCGCTATGCCGATGTATTGGACGAAAACCTCCCTAAATCAAACGGAATACCACAATTTGATTTGGTCATCTTGGGAATGGGTGATGATGGGCATACCGCTTCTATTTTTCCACATGAAATCGATTTATGGGATTCAGAACAATATTGCGAAGTGGCAACACACCCCGACTCAGGGCAGCGACGTATCACCATTAGCGGACAAATCATCAACAACGCCAAAAACGTTGTCTTTCTCGTCACAGGGGAGGGCAAAGCGGAAAAGGTGGGTGAAATCCACAATAAAAACGATAAAGCAAAAATGTATCCCGCTAGCTTGGTAGCGCCTGAATCCAATAATTTGGTCTGGTTTTTAGACGAAGCGGCAGCAACTCTTATTTAA